In Zingiber officinale cultivar Zhangliang chromosome 3B, Zo_v1.1, whole genome shotgun sequence, a single window of DNA contains:
- the LOC122056527 gene encoding heavy metal-associated isoprenylated plant protein 3-like encodes MGEKEEKEKKGNGGEKKSDGEKKKEEGQTVVEVKFDLHCEGCAHKVKKLVRSLQGVESVNADPATNRLKVTGKVDPWQLKELLEAKTKKKVEFISPKDPPKKSKEDDKKNKAEDGKDKEPKKEEAKPKPPEATTVVLKIRLHCDGCIQRIKKHIYKIKGVEDVTVDATNDLVTVKGTMNVETLPDVLKEKIKRSVEIVPSKKEEEKKGGQKDKAGSEKKEEEKKGSDKKEKDEGKKEAVAALPPAAQAAAAQAMMTAVAEANRMDYYAPHPYAGGYGYRIEMVHAPQMFSDENPNACCIM; translated from the exons ATGGGCGAG aaagaggagaaggagaagaaggggaATGGCGGCGAAAAGAAGAGCGAcggggagaagaagaaggaagaaggacaGACCGTGGTCGAGGTCAAGTTTGATCTGCACTGCGAGGGCTGCGCTCACAAGGTCAAAAAACTCGTCAGGAGCCTCCAAG GGGTGGAAAGCGTGAACGCGGATCCGGCTACCAACAGACTGAAGGTTACCGGGAAGGTGGATCCATGGCAGCTTAAGGAACTCCTGGAGGCCAAGACCAAGAAGAAGGTCGAGTTCATCTCCCCCAAAGACCCCCCTAAGAAATCCAAGGAAGACGACAAGAAGAACAAGGCCGAGGACGGCAAGGACAAAGAGCCTAAGAAAGAAGAGGCGAAACCTAAACCA CCGGAAGCTACCACGGTGGTGCTCAAGATCCGCCTCCACTGCGATGGCTGCATCCAAAGGATCAAGAAACACATCTATAAGATTAAAG GCGTTGAGGATGTGACTGTGGACGCGACGAACGATTTGGTCACCGTGAAGGGGACCATGAACGTTGAGACGCTCCCCGACGTGCTCAAGGAAAAGATAAAGCGCAGCGTCGAGATTGTCCCATCCaagaaagaggaggagaagaagggcgGCCAGAAGGACAAGGCCGGAAGTGagaagaaagaagaggagaagaaaggcaGCGATAAGAAGGAGAAGGATGAGGGAAAGAAGGAGGCAGTGGCAGCTCTTCCACCGGCGGCACAGGCTGCAGCGGCACAGGCGATGATGACGGCGGTGGCGGAGGCGAACAGGATGGATTATTACGCTCCGCATCCGTACGCTGGAGGGTATGGTTACCGCATCGAGATGGTCCACGCCCCTCAGATGTTCAGCGACGAGAATCCTAATGCTTGCTGTATAATGTGA